The Hydrogenobacter thermophilus TK-6 genome window below encodes:
- a CDS encoding thioredoxin domain-containing protein, with the protein MPNRLINARSPYLRKSAYQPVDWYEWCEEAFEKAKREDKPVLLSIGGVWCHWCHVMAKESFEDPEIAKIINENFVAIKVDRDERPDIDRRYQETVIALTGSGGWPLTAFLTPDGKLFFGGTYFPPEDRWGRPGLKSLLLRISQLWREEKERILKSADHIFLELQNYSSMTFKDFVDEELLKRGIGALLSSVDYEKGGIGSAPKFHHAKAFELLLYHYYFTKEEIVKRAIISSLDAMAKGGIYDHLLGGFFRYSTDDTWNIPHFEKMLYDNAELLRLYSLAYQVFENPLYEYVAKGIVNYYKLYGSDQEGGFYASQDADIGVLDEGGHYTFTSDELRLLLDPEELKVVKLYFGIDTRGRMPHHQHKNVLFINMDAQQVSKVLDIPKEKVEELLKSAKEKMLSYRNSREIPYIDKTIYTGWNGLMIDALCVYYKVFQDEWSLLMAEKTANRLIKERYRDGSLDHTDGVSGYSEDYIYLSQGLLSLFEITQNRTYLDMAKELLDKAIELFWDDQGWGFFDTHQKGEGLLLIKHKPIQDTPIQSVNGTSPYLLLLMEAITGDTKYGEYAEKNLMAFSRFMREMPMASHSYLISLYAFLRGVFKVETDGYFWEMMKAFRPFKLVVKGHMKGLLVCEGKVCKSYSSPEEIEL; encoded by the coding sequence ATGCCTAACAGACTGATAAATGCCAGAAGTCCATATCTTAGAAAATCAGCATATCAGCCCGTTGATTGGTACGAGTGGTGTGAGGAAGCCTTTGAAAAAGCAAAGAGAGAGGACAAACCTGTACTGCTCTCCATAGGTGGTGTATGGTGTCATTGGTGTCATGTAATGGCAAAGGAAAGCTTTGAAGACCCAGAAATAGCCAAGATAATAAACGAGAACTTTGTTGCAATAAAGGTGGACAGGGACGAAAGGCCGGATATAGACAGGAGGTATCAGGAAACAGTAATAGCTCTTACCGGAAGCGGAGGGTGGCCTTTGACAGCTTTTCTTACTCCCGATGGGAAGCTCTTCTTTGGAGGCACCTACTTTCCACCTGAAGACAGATGGGGAAGACCCGGTTTAAAATCTCTGCTTCTTAGGATTTCACAGCTCTGGAGGGAAGAAAAGGAGAGAATTTTAAAATCAGCAGACCACATCTTTTTGGAGCTACAAAATTACAGCTCTATGACCTTTAAGGATTTTGTGGATGAAGAACTTCTAAAAAGGGGTATAGGCGCTCTTCTCTCTTCGGTAGATTACGAAAAGGGAGGTATAGGCAGTGCTCCCAAGTTTCATCATGCCAAGGCTTTTGAGCTACTCCTTTATCACTACTACTTTACCAAGGAGGAGATAGTAAAAAGGGCTATTATCTCATCTTTGGATGCTATGGCAAAAGGTGGTATTTACGACCACCTTTTGGGAGGCTTTTTCAGATACTCTACGGATGATACATGGAACATACCGCACTTTGAAAAGATGCTTTATGACAACGCGGAGCTTCTCAGACTATACTCTCTTGCTTATCAGGTATTTGAAAATCCCCTTTATGAGTATGTGGCAAAGGGCATAGTAAATTACTACAAACTTTACGGATCGGATCAAGAAGGTGGATTTTACGCCTCTCAGGATGCAGACATAGGCGTGCTTGATGAGGGTGGTCATTACACTTTTACATCTGACGAGCTAAGGCTACTGCTTGACCCAGAGGAGCTAAAGGTGGTAAAGCTCTACTTTGGTATAGATACAAGAGGCAGAATGCCCCATCATCAGCACAAAAATGTGCTCTTTATAAACATGGATGCGCAGCAGGTAAGCAAAGTTTTGGACATACCCAAGGAAAAGGTGGAGGAGCTTCTAAAAAGCGCCAAAGAAAAAATGTTAAGTTATAGAAACAGCAGGGAGATACCTTACATAGACAAAACCATTTACACTGGCTGGAATGGGCTTATGATAGATGCTTTATGTGTTTACTACAAGGTCTTTCAGGATGAGTGGAGTCTTCTTATGGCAGAAAAGACAGCCAATAGGCTCATAAAAGAAAGGTACAGAGATGGCTCTCTTGATCATACCGATGGTGTAAGCGGTTATTCGGAGGATTACATATATCTATCGCAGGGTCTTTTGTCCCTCTTTGAAATAACTCAAAATAGAACTTACTTGGATATGGCAAAGGAGCTTTTGGATAAGGCTATAGAGCTATTCTGGGATGATCAGGGATGGGGCTTTTTTGATACGCATCAAAAGGGGGAAGGACTATTGCTTATAAAGCATAAACCTATCCAAGATACACCCATCCAATCTGTAAATGGCACATCTCCGTATCTGCTACTCCTTATGGAAGCTATAACTGGTGATACCAAATATGGAGAATATGCAGAGAAAAACCTCATGGCTTTTTCACGGTTTATGAGAGAGATGCCTATGGCTTCGCACTCTTACCTAATTAGCCTTTACGCTTTTTTAAGAGGGGTTTTTAAAGTAGAGACGGATGGTTACTTTTGGGAGATGATGAAGGCATTCAGACCCTTCAAGTTGGTTGTAAAGGGGCATATGAAGGGGCTTTTGGTGTGCGAGGGGAAGGTTTGCAAAAGCTACTCTTCACCTGAGGAGATAGAGCTTTAG